The genomic DNA GGAGAAGGGGAAGTGGAACCTCGAGATGAAGGACGGGGTGGACGGCCGGGAGATTTCCCCCCTTCTTTCGATGCTCGGCGTCCACGACGATGTCCTCCCGCTCGAGGTGGCCGACTTTTCGGAGAACCGGACGTTTGCGCGCGGAGTCCCGGTGAAGTACGTCGAAACGGACGGGGGAACGGTGGCCGTGGCGACCGTGTTCGACCTGATCATGGCCCAGTTCGGCGTCTCCCGGGGACTTCCGGGGGAGTATCCGGAACGGTACGAGGACGAGGCGATTCCGTATACCCCCGCCTGGCAGGAGAAGTTCACGGGGATCGAGGCGAAGACGGTCCTCCAGTTCGCCCGGGAATTCGCGTCGACGGCGGAGAAGACGGAGGGGCGCTGCTCGATCATCATCGGGGCGGGCGTCAACCACTGGTACCACAACAACCTGATGTACCGCGCCGGGATCGTGAGTCTGATCCTGTGCGGATGCGTGGGGAAGAACGGCGGAGGGCTCAATCATTACGTCGGCCAGGAGAAGCTCGTCCCCATGGCTCCCTGGGGGACGCTGGCCTTCGCCCTGGACTGGGGCAAACCCCCGAGACTCCAGAACGCCCCGTCGTTCCACTACGTGCATTCCTGTCAGTGGCGATACGAGCGGGGCTTTGACGAATACAACTCCCCGCTTACGGCGGGGGCGGGCAACGGCGACGGGCGGCTCAACCGGGGTCACACGATGGACCTCCAGGCGAAGGCCGTCCGGATGGGGTGGCTCCCCTTCTACCCGCAGTTCAACGAGAATCCCCTCGACATCGTCCGGGAGGCGGAAGAGGCGGGGGCGAAGTCGGACGGGGAGATCGTCCGCCGGGTCACGGAACGGCTGAAGGAAGGGAGCCTCCGCTTCGCGGTGGAAGATCCCGACGCCCCGGAGAACTGGCCGCGCCTGTGGATCATCTGGCGCGGGAACGCGCTGATGGCGAGCGCCAAGGGGCACGAGTACTTCCTCCGGCATTACCTGGGGACGCACGACAACCTGGTCTCCGAGGAGGTCGGGAAGGGATCCGCCGCGGAGATTTCCTGGCGCGAGCCGGCGCCGGAGGGGAAGCTCGACCTGGTGGTCGACATCAACTTCCGGATGGACACGTCGGCCCTCTACTCGGACATCGTCCTGCCCACCGCGACCTGGTACGAGAAGAACGACCTGAACAGCACCGACATGCATTCCTACATCCATCCGCTGTCCGCCGCGGTTCCCCCCTGCTGGGAGTCCAGGAGCGACTGGGACATCTTCAAGGCGATCGCGGAGAAGTTCAGCGACCTCGCGCGGGTGCATTTCCCGGAAAAGGTCCGGGACCTCGTCGCCGCTCCCCTCATGCACGACACGCCGGCCGAGCTCGCCCAGCCGGTCGTGAAGGACTGGAAGGCGGGGGAGTGCGACCTCGTCCCCGGGAAGACGATGCCGAACCTGGTCGTCGTCGAGCGGGACTACGCGAACCTGTACCGAAGGTTCATCTCCTTCGGGCCGCTGGCCAGGAGGGACGGCATCGGCGTCCACGGGCTTTCCTGGCCGATCGAGGACCTCTACGATGAACTCGCGCAGAGGCGTCCCACGGCGGAATGGAACGGACGGACGTATCCTTCCGTGGAGGAGGCGGTCGACGCGGCGAACCTCATTCTTCACCTCGCCCCCGAGACGAACGGGGAGGTGGCGTACCGGGCCTTCAAGGCGGAGGAGAAGAAGGTGGGACTGCCTCTCGCCGACCTGGCGGAGGGGGTCCGGGAGGTGCGGTTCACCTTCGAGGAACTCCAGCGGCAGCCGAGGCGGGTGCTCACCTCGCCCTGCTGGACGGGAATCACCGCAAAGGGGAGGGCGTACTCCGCCTTCTGCCTGAACGTCGAGCGGNNNNNNNNNNNNNNNNNNNNGACCGGCCGCCAGCACCTGTACCTGGACCACGAGGGCTACATCGCCTTCGGGGAACAGCTGCCCACGTACAAGCCGATCCCCGACCCGCGTTCCATGGGCGACATCTCCCGGAGCCGTCCCGAGGGGAATGCCATCCTTCTCAACTACCTGACCCCCCACGGCAAGTGGCACATCCACTCCACCTTCTTCGACAACCTGCGGATGCTCACCCTCTCGCGGGGGATCGAGCCGCTCTGGATGAACGACCGGGACGCGGCCGATGCGGGAATCGCGGACAACGACTGGGTCGAGTTGTACAACGACCACGGCGTGGTGGTCACCCGCGCCGTGGTGAGCGCGAGGCTCCCCCGGAAGATGTGCATGCTCTATCACTCTCCCGAGCGCACCATCTCCGTCCCCCGCTCCCCGTTGCGGGGAAACCGGAGGGCGGGAGGGCACAACAGCCTCACGCGGACCCGGCTCAAGCCCGTCCTCATGATGGGGGGATATGCGCAGTTCACCTACGGCTTCAACTACTGGGGCCCCACGGGGGTCAACCGGGACACCTTCGTCTACGTGAGGAAGCTCCCGGGCGCCCCGGCCTGGTGAGGGGAAGGACATGGACGTACGCGCGCAGCTCTCGATGGTGTTCCACCTGGACAAGTGCATCGGATGCCACACGTGCAGCGTCGCCTGCAAGAACGTGTGGACGGATCGGCGCGGCGCCGAGTACATGTGGTGGAACAACGTCGAATCCCGGCCGGGCACCGGCTTCCCGACGCTCTGGGAGGACCAGGAGAAGTACCGGGGCGGGTGGGAGAAGAGGGGAGAGAAGCTGGAGCTGCTCCTTCAGGGGAGGCTGGGATCCTTCGCCAACCTCTTCTTCAACCCGTACCTCCCCACCCTGGACGACTACTACGAGCCATGGACCTACCGGTATGGCGACCTGTTCGGCGCCCCCCCGGGGGACGATCAGCCCACGGCGCGCCCGATCTCGCAGATCACCGGGAAGCCGATCGAGATCGAGGCGGGCCCCAACTGGGACGACGACCTGGGTGGATCGAACATCTATGCCGCGGGGGACCCCTCCCTTGCGAACCTCACCGAGGAGGAGCGCAGCCGGATGTTCGCGCTGGAGAGGATCTTCTGCTTCTACCTCCCCAGGATCTGCAACCACTGCCTGAACCCCGCCTGCGTCGCCTCCTGCCCCTCCGGCGCGATCTACAAGCGGGGAGAAGACGGGATCGTCCTCGTGAGCCAGGAGAAGTGCCGCGCGTGGAGGATGTGCGTCTCCGGCTGCCCCTACAAGAAGGTCTACTACAACTGGGAAAGCGGAAAATCGGAAAAGTGCATCCTCTGCTACCCCCGGGTGGAGACCGGACAGTCCCCCGCCTGCTTCCACTCCTGCGTCGGCCGGATCCGGTACCAGGGGGTCCTCCTGTACGACGCGGACCGGATCGTGGAGGCGGCGAAGGCCCCCGCGGAACGCCTCGTGGAGGCCCAGCGGGACGCCATTCTCGACCCCTGGGAGGGAACGGTCGTCGCGTCGG from Deltaproteobacteria bacterium GWC2_65_14 includes the following:
- a CDS encoding nitrate reductase subunit beta, whose translation is MDVRAQLSMVFHLDKCIGCHTCSVACKNVWTDRRGAEYMWWNNVESRPGTGFPTLWEDQEKYRGGWEKRGEKLELLLQGRLGSFANLFFNPYLPTLDDYYEPWTYRYGDLFGAPPGDDQPTARPISQITGKPIEIEAGPNWDDDLGGSNIYAAGDPSLANLTEEERSRMFALERIFCFYLPRICNHCLNPACVASCPSGAIYKRGEDGIVLVSQEKCRAWRMCVSGCPYKKVYYNWESGKSEKCILCYPRVETGQSPACFHSCVGRIRYQGVLLYDADRIVEAAKAPAERLVEAQRDAILDPWEGTVVASARRSGVPDAMIDAARKSPVYRFVKEFRIALPLHPEFRTAPMLFYVPPLLPVVAFLENGRHRLAEDFFSSLESARVPVRYLASLLSAGNETVVTEVLARIMAVRIHRKAKTVGEEVPGEAERVLALAGISSREAEEIYRLTSLPAYEDRFVIPPAARESAIESFEDPYAAKGETGTGFLRRGKGGKGR